A stretch of the Bacteroidota bacterium genome encodes the following:
- a CDS encoding serine hydrolase codes for MRILIFLQILLLGISQAQNLYFPPLTGSEWETVSPASLGWDLTKTDSLYAFLSSTNTKAFLVLKDGKIAIEKYFGSFTKDSVWYWASAGKSLTAVLVGIAKQEGKINLDDSTSKYLSQGWSSLSPSQEGRIKLIHQLTMTTGLDDGVSDPYCTLPACLIYKAEPGTRWAYHNAPYTLLDNVIESATGLNMNQFFQQKLRPSTGINGLYLKNGYNNVFYSNARSMARFGLLMLNKGKWNSTSVVTDTTYYREMVNTSQNLNLSYGYLWWLNGKESFMLPQTQFVFPGAFAPDAPADMIAAIGKNGQLVNVVPGDRLVMIRMGDAPGSGVEVPTFYNNDIWKRLKVVVNPATSIKENSFSKKEEVGVFPVPTGSTLFIKGLGESKEPAEVNIYSVTGEKVLRSFYNGSLDISSLSDGVWIGVIVTEKGTGTFKFVKSSQ; via the coding sequence TTGCGAATATTAATTTTTCTGCAGATTCTGTTGCTTGGGATTTCCCAGGCACAGAATCTCTATTTTCCTCCCCTCACCGGAAGTGAGTGGGAGACAGTATCCCCTGCATCTCTTGGCTGGGATTTAACAAAAACCGACTCTTTATACGCTTTCCTCTCTTCCACCAATACAAAGGCATTTTTGGTATTGAAGGACGGGAAAATTGCCATCGAAAAATATTTTGGTTCCTTCACGAAAGACAGTGTATGGTATTGGGCATCTGCGGGAAAATCATTAACTGCAGTTCTGGTCGGAATTGCAAAACAGGAAGGGAAAATTAATCTCGATGACTCCACTTCCAAATATCTTTCACAGGGCTGGTCTTCCCTTTCACCCTCACAAGAGGGCAGAATAAAATTAATCCATCAGTTGACCATGACTACCGGACTTGATGACGGAGTTTCCGATCCCTACTGTACACTTCCCGCCTGCCTCATTTATAAAGCTGAACCGGGCACCAGGTGGGCATATCACAACGCCCCCTACACTCTCCTTGATAATGTGATTGAGAGTGCCACCGGACTGAACATGAACCAGTTTTTCCAGCAAAAACTCCGTCCTTCTACAGGTATTAACGGGCTCTATCTGAAAAACGGCTACAATAATGTCTTCTACAGCAACGCGAGAAGCATGGCACGGTTCGGTCTGTTAATGCTTAACAAGGGGAAGTGGAACTCGACATCAGTGGTCACAGACACAACATATTACAGGGAGATGGTAAACACCTCACAAAACCTTAACCTCTCCTACGGTTATCTGTGGTGGCTGAATGGAAAAGAATCATTTATGTTACCTCAGACTCAGTTTGTCTTTCCCGGTGCTTTTGCACCGGATGCCCCTGCTGACATGATTGCCGCCATAGGCAAAAACGGACAACTTGTAAATGTAGTACCCGGTGACAGGCTTGTAATGATCAGGATGGGAGACGCTCCCGGTTCAGGGGTTGAAGTGCCAACATTTTATAATAACGATATTTGGAAGAGACTGAAAGTGGTGGTTAACCCCGCCACATCGATTAAGGAAAACTCATTTTCAAAAAAAGAAGAAGTCGGGGTATTCCCGGTTCCGACAGGCAGCACACTTTTCATCAAAGGATTGGGTGAGTCGAAGGAACCTGCAGAGGTAAATATCTACTCAGTGACCGGCGAGAAGGTTCTCAGATCATTTTACAACGGTTCTCTCGATATCTCTTCTCTGTCCGATGGAGTCTGGATTGGGGTGATTGTCACGGAGAAAGGAACCGGCACCTTTAAGTTTGTGAAATCATCACAATAA